GTTGGTTTTGAGCATCAAAAAATAGTGTGCTCATAAAATATATTTTTTAATTAACTATAATAATTCTAATTCGATATTAATTATCATATAGAATTGGTTATTTTGTCAAGAGAATAAACCAACTTTATATCAATTTAATTAATATTTATTCTCAATTAAGGTTATTAGAGAATGAAAAGGTAGTTTTCATGTAATAGATTTTCAATGAGTATGTAAAAGGGTAGTGCGTATGTTAGAGACACGTTGTAAGTATAAATTGATAGGAAGGGAATAATTCTTAGAAGTTGTGGATTTGAAAAGGGATTGCTTATTTCTATTTTACAAAGAATTGTGTGATAAATAAAATAAAATGAATTAAAATTTTTTTGAACAATTTTTGTCATCTCAAATATAATTAGGAAGTATATTTGAGGTGATATAGAAGCATTGACTCGAGGGGCTAACAAGATATAATAAAACCTAGATATACATTTTAAAAAGAAGAACATATATTATAGGATGAAAAAATTTATAACCTATTATTTTTTTATAGCTTTTAGAAAACGCTTACAATTAGTGTGGAGGGGAAACCATGTCTAAGTTCACAAAGTATTTTTTAATGGAAGCTAATGATGTGATTGTATATGTGAAAGAGAAATTATCTAAGTTTGAGGATGCAAAGGGGTTACAGTGTAAAGAAATAGGCGATGGTAATTTAAATTATGTATTCCGCGTTTGGGATGAACAGAAGAATATTTCTGTCATTGTAAAGCAAGCTGGGGATACAGCAAGGATTTCAGATGAGTTTAAGTTGTCGACGAATCGTATCCGTATAGAATCAGATGTTTTGCAGTTAGAGGAGGAGTTAGCCCCTGGGCTCGTTCCAAAGGTGTATTTGTTTGATAGTGTGATGAATTGTTGCATAATGGAAGATTTATCGGACCACACAATATTACGTACAGCACTTATAAAACATCAAATGTTTCCGAAGCTTGCGGATGATTTAACGACCTTTTTGGTAAATACACTTTTATTAACATCGGATGTTGTAATGAATCATAAAGAGAAGAAGGAACTTGTGAAGAATTATATAAATCCTGAATTATGTGAGATTACAGAAGACCTCGTATACGCTGAGCCATTTACAAATCATAATAAGCGTAATGAGTTGTTTCCGTTAAATGAAGGATGGATTAGAGAGCATATTTATAGTGATAAAGAGCTTCGTATGGAAGCCGCAAAACTTAAGTTTTCTTTTATGACGAATGCGCAGGCGCTTATTCATGGTGATTTGCATACTGGTTCTGTTTTTGTGAAAAGTGATTCCACAAAGGTTATTGATCCTGAGTTTGCCTTTTATGGACCGATGGGATATGACGTTGGAAATGTAATGGCGAATTTAATGTTTGCTTGGGTGAACGCAGATGCAACCATGATGCCTGGCGCTGAGAAGGATACGTATATGAGTTGGCTACAATCGACAATGGTAGAGGTAATTGATTTGTTTAAGAAGAAGTTTTTAGAGGCTTGGGATATTCATGTGACCGAGATTATGGCGAAGGAAGAAGGCTTTAACGAAGTATATTTACAATCTGTATTAGAGGATACAGCTGCAGTGACGGGTCTTGAGTTAATTCGCCGTATTGTTGGGCTAGCGAAAGTAAAGGATATTACTTGTATTGAGAATGAGGAAGCTCGTGCTAGAGCAGAACGTATTTGTCTTCAAGTAGCGAAGAAATTTATTTTACGGGCTAATCAATATAAAACAGGCACAAGCTTTGTAGAAACGTTAAAAGAACAGTCAATGTACTACGCGAAGTAAGGGGAGAAGAGATGATGGAAGAGCGATTAATACCCATTCAGTGGAAAGATGATGCTTTAGTTTTATTAGATCAAACATTATTACCGAATGAGATTGTCTATGAATCTTTCAAGACGGTTGAAAGCGTGTGGGATGCCATTCAAGTAATGAAAGTAAGAGGAGCGCCAGCGATTGGTGTTTCGGCAGCGTATGGTGTGTATTTAGGAACAAAGGAAGTTACTCAAAGTA
This Bacillus paramycoides DNA region includes the following protein-coding sequences:
- the mtnK gene encoding S-methyl-5-thioribose kinase, translating into MSKFTKYFLMEANDVIVYVKEKLSKFEDAKGLQCKEIGDGNLNYVFRVWDEQKNISVIVKQAGDTARISDEFKLSTNRIRIESDVLQLEEELAPGLVPKVYLFDSVMNCCIMEDLSDHTILRTALIKHQMFPKLADDLTTFLVNTLLLTSDVVMNHKEKKELVKNYINPELCEITEDLVYAEPFTNHNKRNELFPLNEGWIREHIYSDKELRMEAAKLKFSFMTNAQALIHGDLHTGSVFVKSDSTKVIDPEFAFYGPMGYDVGNVMANLMFAWVNADATMMPGAEKDTYMSWLQSTMVEVIDLFKKKFLEAWDIHVTEIMAKEEGFNEVYLQSVLEDTAAVTGLELIRRIVGLAKVKDITCIENEEARARAERICLQVAKKFILRANQYKTGTSFVETLKEQSMYYAK